The genomic DNA ATGATGGTCCCTCCTAATTTGGAATCCACATCCATCGAGGTTGGGATCCGAATGGAAAGACCGGAGTCCTTCTTATCCTCAAAATGCAGCTGACCTTCACTGGCGATCAATTCCTGATCGAAATCAATGATCCGCTGCTCAGCATTGGCTCGAAAGGTGACAGTCCGTTTTTCTTCCAGTATCTTTTTCCCCTGGCTGTCGACATAATCGCAGATCTCAATGAATCGGCAATAATCCTTATTGGCGGTCACATCTTCGTAGGAACGATGAACAATTTTCCCTAGAGCATCCAACCGACCTTGTGCCCACTCTGCTCGTTTTGGATTCTCCAGATAATTCTCAAACGTTTTTTCTTCCGCCCAGGTATCGACTCCATTAATCCCCTCATGTCCAAATGTAATTCCACGATGATGAGGATGGTCTTTTCGCTCCCCTTCGACGTCTTCCATGGGGTAAGCTCGCGTCATCAATTTCTCTGTCGGGCCATAAACCCTCCAGAGATAGGGCTTGTTCCCCTGGTCAACCACATATTCTGCAAATGGTTTCCCATCATGAGAGATCCGCAATCCATTATTGTCGGTTTTCTCAATTTTGAAATCTGCATAGGCAGAACTGGCAAACAGAACAAGGCAGAGTAGAACTCGTAGTAATGTTGACATTTTTATTCCTGATTTCGAGTAAAGTGTTATCTACATCATGAGTAAATCAGTCGCTGGGAACAACTGAAGGCAGGCCGACAATTTGGGTTTTAAAGCGGATCGGTTTGCCTGAAATGGATTCAGTGACTTAAAATAGGGCCGATCGATTCTGACGACTTCATTACGAAATCTAATGTTCGTAAAAATATCTTAAGCAAAAGCCATCGAAGAAAAACAATATGAAAATGAATCAATTGAATGCACTGATGCTTCTGACTTTACTTGTCACGAACATTCAGGCTGCTTCTGCTCAAGAGGATGTCTTAAAAATTGGCTTGATTGGGGATTCGACTGTCGCAACGTCTTCCGGCTGGGGACCTGCTTTTGCGAAACGGTTCAACGATAAAACACAGGTCCTGAATTATGCGAAGAACGGGGCGACTCTGGAATCGATTTCTCATAAGCTGGACGAGCTTCTGAAACTGAAGCCAGATTACGTTCTCATTCAATTCGGACATAACGACCAAAAGAGATATGGCACAGACGCCTACCGAACCAAATTGACTTCTTATGTGCAACGTGTGACTGAGGCTGGAGGCCAGGCAATTGTTCTCAGCTCGGTGACTCGTCGCAATTTTGATGAACATGGGAAAATTCAACTTCGGGAATCTGGGCTCAAAGGCAATTTGACCGATTTCGAGAAGGCGGCTCAAGCCGTTGCTGAAGAACAAGATGTCAAATTCATCAACCTGCATGCGATCAGTATTGCTCATCACAACAAAATCGGACCTGAAGCGACCGCAGAATATAACTTCAGTGAAACCGACACGACTCATTTTAGCCCCAAAGGAGCCGAGGCCACTACTGACTTGATCCTTAAAGAATTGAAAACCGTTGCTCCAGAAATCACTGCCAATCTGAAATGATTCGGCGAGGACAATTACTCCGCTTGGGTTGGGGGCGACTCTCTGCGGATGTGCAACCAGCATTGGCTATCGCAATCCAGCCCCTCCCGTTCTTCAATGACAAGACCTCTGGCCAGACATTGCGATTGAATCCATACGAGTGAGTGACGAACAATCCCAGGCTCGTCACTTTCATGGCTGGTACCCACCCACTGATCTCCCATGTAGTCATCCGCGGGAGATTCAGACGGAAGATAAGAAGCGAGAAAAACAGCCGACTCGCTGGCATCCCGCACGAAAGAATCCAACGTCGCTTCAATTTGAGGTTTGCTGGCATGAGTCCAGATTGATCGTGCTAGAAAAAAATCAAATTGCTATTGAAACATAGAGCTGTCGAACACAGCGTTGTAATCAAACTGCGGTTTTTTCTCCGCAAGCATCGCCGGTGAGAAAAGATATTCCTGGCCATGATCCACGCGATTCTTTGCTGGTTCGATTCCGTAAAAACATTCAGGATCCAGGAACCGTATCAACCAGTAGCCGATTCGCAGACATCCGCAACCGAATTCCAGAACCCGCGACTCTGGCAGCAAACCTGCAGCGAGCAATTCAATAAACTGTTGTCGACCAGCTTGTTCAAAAGTCTCCTTGGGAACTCCCATCCCCAAAAATCGGACTCCATTTTCCATCAAGTCAAAAATTTATTCACTGGATGGAAAACCGAATAAAAGTATCCCCCAATGTGATCGAGTCGAGGAAATTGATCCGGAGAATTTGTTGAATTACTTTAACCGACTCCAGTAGAGTTCCAGATCGAGCGGAACCCACTGGGCGATTCGACGGCGAGTCGACAAGGGTACTTCATCAATAAGTGGACGCTTCGCAGTGACATTCAACTTGTCGATATCCAATTCGATGCCCAGCGTTTTGCGACAATCGGAGACAAAGCCTGGAAGGTCTTCCTTACGCCCAACGACGGCACACTTTTGCATGTTCGCCTGCGCCAGTTCCAGTACTTCAGCCTGAGTGAGTTCAATTCTTTTGCGGCGATCATTCAGGTTAAAACTTCCTGCGAATTGCCAAGTCATCTGATTGTAGAATTGTTGGATCAATTTCGATTCGTCGAATCGTTCGGCAAATTCATCCAGGCTCAGCGAGTGAGCGGCAACGATGCCCGGGTCCCGACGATTCTCTGTTTCATACAACTGACGCCAATAATAATAGACCGAAATGAAACGATCGATCGGGTCCCGCAGCACACTGACAATCGGATGTCCAAATTGACTGGCCAGGTCAAACCCAATATGGCCGGTGAAAAAGTCATAGTCATCCGGATTGATTTCAGCAAACTCGGGTTCTAAAACCGCCCGGCAAACTCTCGAAAGGTCATAGTGAGCCACAAAAGCTGATTTTATTGACGTCCCAGCCGTCTTGGGAATATGCATGTGCACAATTTTAGGAGTGACCTGCTGTATATTGGATAACCTGACACCGGCTTGAATGGAACCAGCCATAGAATGCTCACGATCCCTGTCTAGAGAGTTCTTAAATTTCTCCAATCCTGCAGAAGAGAATAAATAATGATTAAAGACGCTTCAACAATTCTGCTTTCTTGGCAGCAAATTCTTCTTTCGTTATGTAGTTTTTATCACAAAGCCCACCGAGTCGTTCCAGCATTGCAAGAATATCGTCTCCACTCGATGATGCAGGTATCGAATCGTTGGTTGCATTGAGGGGTATCGAAACAGATTCTTCATTTTGAATAGGTGTCGAACAGGAGTTTTGTTCGGCAACAGGTTGAGGAACTACAGGAGCTGGTGGAGTGACGCCATTTTGAGAGATCACGGGCAATGTTGAAAGATTCACAACTCCATATTGGCTTGTGAACGTAATCGAACCTCCTGCTCCCTGCTGCTGGGAGAAGCCGCCGATTTGATGGTCGCCGGTATCGTAAACCCAGATGTCACTACCCGTTTTTACAGCCAGTCGTCGCGAGTTGGCAAAGTAGGCATAACGAACATTGTTTTGAGAGCCAACCGCATTGGGAGCCCCCAAATCCTGCGGCCACCAGTTGGCTTCAGGATCGGGAACAAACAGACTGTTGGCCGATCCCATCGCCCCACCAGCCTGCATTTGAGAATTCGATCCGTTCTGGCTTTGCGACTGAAAGGATCCAGCAAAAGGTGTTAACTGATTGTTGGCGAGTTCGTTGGAAATATCGTTACAGATACTGTCGACACGGTATTTCAAATGGTTGTTGAACAGGTCGCTGACCATTGTCATCCCACCACGCATCCACTGCCCGCATCCACCGAATTCCGGGTGATTAAACTGCGCCATTGACCCATTACCATTCTGTACGGCTATCAACATGTGAGTGACAGCGTCAGTAGAAACACCATGTCGTTGAGACAATGTGTTAACAAGTTGAGTTCCAGCATCCGAAAGAGTGGGCATTGATTGATCTTCGTGTAGAGGTATTATCGAGCATTTGTAATTGAAATTAACTGCGGTATTATTGAACCAGTCTCTCTCAACTCCCCATTCTAACCATAGAACGATGACAGGGGAAGGTGCTGTATGACTCAGATTTGATGAGTTTTCGGCTTACTGGTCAGAGATCCTCTGGGATATGGAGCCGACAAGCCTTCAGGCCAGCCCGAGAATGGGGCATTTTCGGATTCCGCACAATTTGTCCCAAAGACACCGCAGACCACCCCTCATTTATTCGCTAACTCATTTCGTATAACCAGATTTTCATATTGTGAAAAGAAACAATTACATTGAAAACTGATCGCTTCAACATGCATTCCTAAATAAGATGTAGCCGACTTATCCTGTCTTATGCTCCTGGAGAGTGAAAAAAGAAAATAGTCGCCCTGTTAATGTTCAAACTTAACGGTAAGCTCAGGTAGAGTCATTTTCTCTTCATTAAGATACGGTATCCCCCGTTTCCAGCAGTAATTTATTGGCCTTCTGAAATCGTCAGGCCAGTTTAGTTTTCAATGTGACGATGTCATCCTGCAATTATATGTGCATAAGAAGGTTTACAGATGGTGCGTATTAATGTTGGTTGCGATCTGGCCTATGAGGTTCGCAGTCCTACTGTTTTTCTATTTCAGATTGTTGCTGCAAGTAACAGCTACCAAAAAGTGATTCTGGAAGAACTCAAACTGAATCCCCAATTGAATGTGGAACGATTCCAGATTGGGATGGCGGGCAATCAACTCCAGCGCGTAGTCGTCGATCCCTGCGATTTTCAGGTCTCCTATCGAGGGACTGTGGAGTTGACTCCGCAGACACAGAATTCAAACAGCATTGGGGAATCGCCAATTTCTCAGACACCTGCCGAAGTGCTGACCTATCTCAATCCAAGTCGCTACTGCGAAAGTGACCTGCTCTCCCGATTTGCATTTGAGGAGTTCGGCCAGTTGTACCCCGGATACAGTCGTGTCCAGGCGATTTGCAACTGGGTTTTTGAGCAGCTCGACTACACCCCCGGCAGCACGATCTCAACAACCACAGCCGCAGATGTTTTGCTGCAAAGGACAGGTGTTTGTCGTGATTATGCTCATTTAGCAATCGCATTGTGTCGTGGACTCGGAATCCCCGCACGATATGTCGCTGGCTATGCATTGAACTTGCAACCACCCGACTTTCATGGATTCATGGAAGCTTTTCTGGACGGACAATGGTATCTGTTCGACCCCACACGGCTGACGTCAACTCTTGGACTTGTTCGAATTGGTACTGGACGTGACGCAGCAGATGTCTCGGTTGCGACCATCACCGGCAATTCCCTGCTCACACAACAATCCGTGTGGGCGACACTCGCCAGCAAAAATAATGATCCCCCGGATGATGGTACTGGATCCAGTGCCGTTTCGACTGCTTGAAAATATTCTTTGGAATTACTCAACTGCTGCATCTGTAATCAAATCCGGAAATCCAGAGCGAAGATGAACTCTGACCCTCGATCCACTCTAGGAATTCGTATTTGCAGTTCTATGATGAAAGGACGAAACGTTCTTCTTCAAGACATTGCAGATCGAGAATTCACATGATCCCCAAAATATTTCTGGCTCTCGTTGGACTGCTCTACGCATTTCTGGCGATTTACTGTTCCGTAAGTTCTGAAAAAGCGTCCCGAACGGTTCATTTGACGATGGATGGCGCAGGAGGTCGTTCGGAATTTTTGACCGTCTACGGTGGACTCGAGTTCGCGATCGCTCTCTTGTTTTTGCTGCCGTTGGCTGCCCCTCAGTACCTGCGTGCCGGGCTGCTCAGTTGCCTGATTATTCATGCCAGTCTCGTCGCATTTCGCACACTCAGCATTGTCCTCGAACCATCAGCCTTTGCGGAAACGCGTTCATTGGCGATTGGAGAATGGGTGATCTTCCTGCTTTCACTTTTCATGCTTTTTGGCCTGAAAAAGTAGCTCATCGCGATTGTGGGGACGAGAGTCATTCGTCAATTTCCACCTCAGCCTGTTAAACTCTGTTCAATGTCTTCCATTCTCATTGTGAAATGAACCGTGAACAGGGTTTTTGTATGACGAAGCGTTACCGCTCAAATAGCGGATTGGTGGCCTGGCTGAATCAAACGACACGGGCGGTGTTAGCACTGGATGCCCGGGGACGGGTCCGTTTTTTCAACAATGGTGCCGAGTTGCTCACCGGGTGTCATCCTGAAGATTTACTGGGGAAAGCCTGTGAATATCGAACAGCTCCTTCAGGCTCACTGAGCGAACGAGTGCTGACCGCATTTTCCCCTCCCCCGGAAGTCTTTGCCGGGCAGGAACGTTTTGCAACGTCACACTTTATCGATAACCGCGGACAAACCCGAAACGTTCACCTGCTGTTTCTCCCCTTTCGTAACGAAGAGGAAGAAGTAGCGACAGTGCTGGCGATTGCTTTGAATCAACCAGAAAGTGTGCGTCATCTACCGGCTTCGGAATCGCAAATCCTTCATGCAGAATTGAGCAAACTTCTCAACGCTCAACTCAAAGAGCTGAGTCATGAATCTATTGTAAATCAGAGCGCAGTTATGCAGCGGGTCGTGAAACAAATCGAAGTGGCCCGGCAATCACAGGCTCCCGTATTACTGACTGGAAAACCCGGCACCGGAAAAACAATGATCGCCAGATCGATCACCAGGCTCCCGAAAAGCGAACGAATTCCATTAGGGATCATTGATTGCGAAAAACTGCAGCGGATCGATCAAAAGCGTTTGCTCGAGGACTTTCTGGGCTTTGCCCGTGAGACGGAAACCCCGAGTAATATCTATTTCCGCCATGCCGACAGACTCCCTCGCGATTTACAGGAACTCGTCTGCAAAACTTATCTCACGCCCGAATGGCCTGATCGCTGCCGATTGATAACATCCTCCTGCACCCCACTCGAACCTCTGGTGGCGGATGAAACGTTGCTGGATCGATTTTATTATCTCACCTCTGCAATTTCGATACACGTTCCGTCGCTGGATGAACGACGCGAAGATTTCGATCTGCTTTGTCAGGCATTTCTGGAGAATAATAATCGCGATCGTACTCCCCAGTTTTCCGGATTCGAGAAACAGGTCCGAAAAGCGTTTCGGGAATATTCCTGGCCGGGAAATGTTCAGGAACTCCGAATGACAATCGAAGAAGCCTGCCAAAAATGCCAGGAATCGATCATCAAAATGGAACACCTTCCGTTCCGATTTCTCAGCGGACAACTGGCCGATGAAATCCTGCCCGTCGAATTGGAAACGGTTCAGCCACTCGAAGAAACACTCGAAAAGCTTGAACGTCAAGAAATTGAAAAAGCACTACGCATCGCAAAAAATAATAAAGCCAAAGCCGCTGAATTACTGGGAATGACCCGAGCGAAATTCTACCGACGCCTCGAAGCTCTTGGCATCGAAAGCCCTTAAAATACAAGCACGAAACGTAAGCAAGGGAGTTCTTTTCCACCTTGCGTTTAGTATTCTTTACGCTGTCGTGAAGACGGAATATTCATCGCCTTACGATATTTGGTGATTGTCCGTCGTGCCAGCGTGTAGCCGTGAGTGGCCATTTCTTTGACGAGAGCATCATCACTGAGCGGATTGTGTTTATCTTCCTCGTCAATCACTTCCTGAAGCTTAAGGCGAATTTTCTGCCAGGCGACTTCATCTCCTTCTGATGTTGTCGTCCCGCCGCCGAAGAAGCGTCGTAACGGGTAGAGTCCACGAGGAGTTTCCATCCATTTGCCGTCGACTGCTCGGGAGATTGTTGTCACATGTACGCCGACATCATCGGCTATCTGCTGCATTTTGAGGGGAACAATGGCCTCAGGTCCGTTTTCCAGAAAATCGGTTTGATGGTCGACAATGGCCTGAGAAACTTTTCTTAATGTTGTATGACGTTGTTCGATCGAATCAATCAGCCATTTGGCCGATTCAATTTTCTTGCGAATATACTCTTTCGTTTTTGCATCCGGGTTATCGGCCAGCATCCGCAAATATTTACGCGAGATTTTCAACTCTGGCGTGTACTCGTTGAGTAACTGCACCGTCCATTTGTCGTCATCATCCTGTTGAACGCGAACATCAGGCGTCACATTTTGAGAGACATGCGATTGAAAACAACGCCCCGGAAAAGGCTCGAAGGTACGAATCTGTTCGAGGCCTGATTTAATCGTTTCCAGAGAATAGCCGGTTGTTCGCTCAATCAGTGGAAGGCGATTATGACTGATATTATCCAGGTGATCCGAAATGAGAGTAATCACAATATCCCGCATCGGCATTTCATCGGTCACTTGAAGCAGCAGGCATTCCTGCAGATCGCGGGCTCCGACACCGGGGGGATCGAGTTTTTGAATCAACCCGAGAACATGGTCGGCCGTGCCAAGATCAATCGCCTTGCCGTAAACCTGCATGATCTCTGGCAACGTTCCCTGCAGACGGCCGTTTTCGTCGAGGTTTTGAATCAGGAATTCTCCGAAATCCCGAACTTCCGAATCGACTTCAAAGTAGTGAAATTGTTCCAGCAGATAATCGTGCAGCGATTGCGGACTTGCCTGCAGATTTCCCATCAGATCGTGTTGACGATCTGAAAATTCATCGATGCGGTTGGCAGAAGGTTTCCCACCCGAGGTGATGTTATCTTCCGGCCAGTCATCCGACATTTCGAGCAGACGTTCGAAGTCGGCTTCGTTGTTATGATCGTTATCGACCGTAATTTCCCGCTGCTCGATTTCCGCTCCTGACGACGATTCTTCGCCATCACTTTCATGGACATCTTTTTGCTTGGGATCAGTCACTTCCAGAACAACATTTTCCTCAAGTTCTTGATCGATTTTTTCCTGCAGCGCCATGACGGACATCTGCAGAATTTCCATCGACTGGATCATCCGCGGAGCCAGCTTCATTTGCTGGCTCATCTTCATTTGTTGGGAAAAGTTCAGGTGCATGGGTGAGCGTTTACTCGTATATTTCTGCTGAGGAGGTTTTCTGGTTCCTCAGATAAGACCAGCTTCTGCGGTATGTACTGACTATTCATTCATCGACCTGACTGAGCTTCCAACGATGACTCTGGACTCAGTCATTAGTGATCAATTAATTTTAATAGGCATTTATTCCGCTGCAACAATCTGGGAGAACTCTCAGATCGAACTTTGCGATTATACCCATTTCACAATTTTAATGACATGGAAATAATTACAAACTTATGTCACGAAACAGCCTGCGTCAAAAGGCCTGACGTCCACGCAGAGCATCCGCAAGCATTTCCTTATTCGCAAATTCTAGCACACTACCTGATGCGATGCCTCTGGCAAGACGGGTAATCCGTACACCACGATTATCCAGCAAATTCGATATATACAGAGCCGTACCATCTCCTTCGAGGGTCGGATTGGTCGCCATCACCAGTTCAGTCACTCCATCAGCTTCAATCCGCTTGAGCAGAGAATTAATCGTCAGTTTTTCAGGACCAATCCCATTCAGTGGAGACAGGCTGCCATGGAGCACATGAAAAGTCCCCGGAAAAGCTCCTGAGGCTTCCAGAGAAATGACATCCTTAGGCTGCTCAACCACGCAAACGAGCGTACGATCTCTGCGGGGATCACTGCAAATGTCACAGAGCTCTTTTTCGGTGAGTGCGTGGCAAACCTCACAACGGCGAATGCTGCGTTTAACAGAATCGATCGCTTGAATCAAAGAAGCAGCCGAACTTTTCTTCATGTTCACGACATACTGAGCCAACCGCTCAGCCGACTTCCGACCAATGCCCGGCATCAGTGCGAATTCTTCAATCAACCGAGCCACACTCGGCCCGTAAGGATGTGTTTGTTCGTCCATAAACTTGGTCTAGAGTCTAGAGTCTTGGGTCCAAGGGGGGAGAGGCCAGTGTCGAGTGGCCAGAATCTGTTTGATAGTCGTCTCTAGTAAAAAACACTGGTCACTGGCCTCTAGCCACTGGCCATTCCTTACTGTTTTCCAAAGTTAGCCATCGCGTCCGAGAGGCCAGGGATATTCATTCCGCTGGTCAGTTCTGACATTTTTTCAGCTGCTGCTTCCTTGGCTTTGAGCATCGCGGCATTTCCGGCAGAGACAAAAAGTTCTTCAATCAACTCTTTATCACCAGTTTCCATCAGTGATGGTTCGATGGTACAACTAACAATCTCCTGATGA from Rubinisphaera italica includes the following:
- a CDS encoding SHOCT domain-containing protein, which codes for MPTLSDAGTQLVNTLSQRHGVSTDAVTHMLIAVQNGNGSMAQFNHPEFGGCGQWMRGGMTMVSDLFNNHLKYRVDSICNDISNELANNQLTPFAGSFQSQSQNGSNSQMQAGGAMGSANSLFVPDPEANWWPQDLGAPNAVGSQNNVRYAYFANSRRLAVKTGSDIWVYDTGDHQIGGFSQQQGAGGSITFTSQYGVVNLSTLPVISQNGVTPPAPVVPQPVAEQNSCSTPIQNEESVSIPLNATNDSIPASSSGDDILAMLERLGGLCDKNYITKEEFAAKKAELLKRL
- a CDS encoding sulfotransferase family 2 domain-containing protein — protein: MAGSIQAGVRLSNIQQVTPKIVHMHIPKTAGTSIKSAFVAHYDLSRVCRAVLEPEFAEINPDDYDFFTGHIGFDLASQFGHPIVSVLRDPIDRFISVYYYWRQLYETENRRDPGIVAAHSLSLDEFAERFDESKLIQQFYNQMTWQFAGSFNLNDRRKRIELTQAEVLELAQANMQKCAVVGRKEDLPGFVSDCRKTLGIELDIDKLNVTAKRPLIDEVPLSTRRRIAQWVPLDLELYWSRLK
- a CDS encoding rhamnogalacturonan acetylesterase; this encodes MKMNQLNALMLLTLLVTNIQAASAQEDVLKIGLIGDSTVATSSGWGPAFAKRFNDKTQVLNYAKNGATLESISHKLDELLKLKPDYVLIQFGHNDQKRYGTDAYRTKLTSYVQRVTEAGGQAIVLSSVTRRNFDEHGKIQLRESGLKGNLTDFEKAAQAVAEEQDVKFINLHAISIAHHNKIGPEATAEYNFSETDTTHFSPKGAEATTDLILKELKTVAPEITANLK
- a CDS encoding YbaB/EbfC family nucleoid-associated protein yields the protein MFKGLGNLASMMKNAQEIQSKMSDMQNSLKDVIVEGEAGGGMVKVTANGHQEIVSCTIEPSLMETGDKELIEELFVSAGNAAMLKAKEAAAEKMSELTSGMNIPGLSDAMANFGKQ
- a CDS encoding helix-turn-helix domain-containing protein — translated: MTKRYRSNSGLVAWLNQTTRAVLALDARGRVRFFNNGAELLTGCHPEDLLGKACEYRTAPSGSLSERVLTAFSPPPEVFAGQERFATSHFIDNRGQTRNVHLLFLPFRNEEEEVATVLAIALNQPESVRHLPASESQILHAELSKLLNAQLKELSHESIVNQSAVMQRVVKQIEVARQSQAPVLLTGKPGTGKTMIARSITRLPKSERIPLGIIDCEKLQRIDQKRLLEDFLGFARETETPSNIYFRHADRLPRDLQELVCKTYLTPEWPDRCRLITSSCTPLEPLVADETLLDRFYYLTSAISIHVPSLDERREDFDLLCQAFLENNNRDRTPQFSGFEKQVRKAFREYSWPGNVQELRMTIEEACQKCQESIIKMEHLPFRFLSGQLADEILPVELETVQPLEETLEKLERQEIEKALRIAKNNKAKAAELLGMTRAKFYRRLEALGIESP
- the rpoN gene encoding RNA polymerase factor sigma-54, whose translation is MKLAPRMIQSMEILQMSVMALQEKIDQELEENVVLEVTDPKQKDVHESDGEESSSGAEIEQREITVDNDHNNEADFERLLEMSDDWPEDNITSGGKPSANRIDEFSDRQHDLMGNLQASPQSLHDYLLEQFHYFEVDSEVRDFGEFLIQNLDENGRLQGTLPEIMQVYGKAIDLGTADHVLGLIQKLDPPGVGARDLQECLLLQVTDEMPMRDIVITLISDHLDNISHNRLPLIERTTGYSLETIKSGLEQIRTFEPFPGRCFQSHVSQNVTPDVRVQQDDDDKWTVQLLNEYTPELKISRKYLRMLADNPDAKTKEYIRKKIESAKWLIDSIEQRHTTLRKVSQAIVDHQTDFLENGPEAIVPLKMQQIADDVGVHVTTISRAVDGKWMETPRGLYPLRRFFGGGTTTSEGDEVAWQKIRLKLQEVIDEEDKHNPLSDDALVKEMATHGYTLARRTITKYRKAMNIPSSRQRKEY
- a CDS encoding DUF6807 domain-containing protein, with the translated sequence MSTLLRVLLCLVLFASSAYADFKIEKTDNNGLRISHDGKPFAEYVVDQGNKPYLWRVYGPTEKLMTRAYPMEDVEGERKDHPHHRGITFGHEGINGVDTWAEEKTFENYLENPKRAEWAQGRLDALGKIVHRSYEDVTANKDYCRFIEICDYVDSQGKKILEEKRTVTFRANAEQRIIDFDQELIASEGQLHFEDKKDSGLSIRIPTSMDVDSKLGGTIINSEGQTDKEAWSQPGKWCDYNGPVDGETVGVAILDHPNSFRHPTRWHVRSYGLFTANPFASKQFNSANPDVAFDLEKGENIKLLHRFVLHKGDEKAGKIAEAYEAYASEPR
- the recR gene encoding recombination mediator RecR; amino-acid sequence: MDEQTHPYGPSVARLIEEFALMPGIGRKSAERLAQYVVNMKKSSAASLIQAIDSVKRSIRRCEVCHALTEKELCDICSDPRRDRTLVCVVEQPKDVISLEASGAFPGTFHVLHGSLSPLNGIGPEKLTINSLLKRIEADGVTELVMATNPTLEGDGTALYISNLLDNRGVRITRLARGIASGSVLEFANKEMLADALRGRQAF
- a CDS encoding transglutaminase-like domain-containing protein codes for the protein MVRINVGCDLAYEVRSPTVFLFQIVAASNSYQKVILEELKLNPQLNVERFQIGMAGNQLQRVVVDPCDFQVSYRGTVELTPQTQNSNSIGESPISQTPAEVLTYLNPSRYCESDLLSRFAFEEFGQLYPGYSRVQAICNWVFEQLDYTPGSTISTTTAADVLLQRTGVCRDYAHLAIALCRGLGIPARYVAGYALNLQPPDFHGFMEAFLDGQWYLFDPTRLTSTLGLVRIGTGRDAADVSVATITGNSLLTQQSVWATLASKNNDPPDDGTGSSAVSTA